In Pseudomonas sp. ADAK18, a single window of DNA contains:
- a CDS encoding dihydrodipicolinate synthase family protein: MSSPSIHGIIGYTITPFSAGGERLDLDALGRSIDRLIDGGVHAIAPLGSTGEGAYLNDAEWDEVSAYSLQKVAKRVPTIVSVSDLTTAKAVRRARFAEAHGADVVMVLPTSYWKLSEAEILAHYAAIGDSVGVPIMLYNNPATSGTDMSVDLILRILKQVDNVTMVKESTGDIQRMHQLHRLSDGQVPFYNGCNPLALEAFAAGAKGWCTAAANLIPQLNLDLYQAVLANDLTKARELFYRQLPFLDFILKGGLPATIKAGLRLTGLEAGDPRLPVFPLAEAGCTQLSELLAKLR; this comes from the coding sequence ATGTCCAGCCCTTCTATTCACGGCATTATCGGCTACACCATCACCCCTTTCAGCGCCGGCGGTGAACGCCTTGACCTCGACGCCCTGGGCCGTTCCATCGACCGTTTGATCGACGGCGGCGTACACGCCATCGCGCCACTGGGCAGCACCGGCGAAGGCGCCTACCTGAACGATGCAGAGTGGGACGAAGTCAGCGCCTACAGCCTGCAAAAAGTCGCCAAGCGCGTGCCGACCATCGTCAGCGTCTCCGACCTGACCACCGCCAAGGCCGTACGCCGTGCGCGCTTCGCCGAAGCCCACGGTGCCGATGTGGTGATGGTCCTGCCGACGTCTTACTGGAAACTCAGCGAAGCGGAAATCCTCGCCCACTATGCCGCCATCGGCGACAGCGTCGGCGTGCCAATCATGCTCTACAACAACCCGGCCACCAGCGGCACCGACATGTCGGTGGACTTGATCCTGCGTATTCTCAAGCAGGTCGACAACGTGACCATGGTCAAGGAGAGCACTGGCGACATTCAGCGTATGCACCAGTTGCACCGCCTGAGCGATGGCCAGGTGCCGTTCTACAACGGTTGCAACCCGCTGGCCCTGGAAGCGTTTGCGGCCGGTGCCAAAGGATGGTGCACAGCGGCGGCGAACCTGATTCCACAGCTCAACCTGGACCTGTACCAGGCGGTGCTGGCCAACGACCTGACGAAGGCACGGGAGCTGTTTTATCGCCAGTTGCCGTTCCTGGACTTCATCCTCAAGGGCGGCTTGCCGGCGACGATCAAAGCCGGGTTGCGGCTGACCGGCCTGGAAGCGGGTGATCCGCGGTTGCCGGTGTTCCCGCTGGCCGAGGCTGGTTGCACTCAACTGAGTGAACTCTTGGCCAAGTTGCGTTAA